One window of the Microvirga mediterraneensis genome contains the following:
- a CDS encoding trypsin-like peptidase domain-containing protein, with protein sequence MLDKVSTPARKRTAKWLGAAAVAALIAGGAVDSGLIAPNPAHAELRSMSQPMQGMPSFADMIDRVKPAVVAGKVKVQNVAAQGDDEDGQQFSMPDFPPGSPMERFFRQFRDQQMPGRGDRGERSQRPRQFGQALGSGFFISADGYVVTNNHVVENGSQVTVTMDDGKELSAKVIGTDPKTDLALLKVEGNDFPYVRLAPQKARIGDWVLAVGNPFGLGGTVTAGIVSAQHRDIGSGPYDDFIQIDAPVNKGNSGGPTFNLSGEVVGVNTAIYSPSGGSVGIAFAIPASTVEQVVASLKDKGSVTRGFIGVQMQPVTKEIAEAIGLKEPKGALVAEALKDSPAAKAGVQTGDTIIAVDGEPIKEAKDLSRKIANVAPGKSVSLTLWRQGQERTVKLEVGSQPKA encoded by the coding sequence ATGTTGGACAAGGTTTCCACTCCCGCCCGCAAGCGCACCGCGAAGTGGCTCGGCGCAGCGGCCGTGGCCGCGCTCATCGCGGGCGGCGCCGTCGATAGCGGTTTGATTGCTCCCAATCCCGCCCATGCCGAGCTGCGCTCCATGTCGCAGCCGATGCAGGGCATGCCGTCCTTCGCCGATATGATCGACCGGGTGAAGCCTGCCGTCGTGGCCGGGAAGGTCAAGGTGCAGAATGTGGCCGCCCAGGGTGACGACGAGGATGGTCAGCAGTTCTCGATGCCCGATTTCCCGCCCGGCAGCCCGATGGAGCGCTTCTTCCGCCAGTTCCGCGATCAGCAGATGCCCGGCCGCGGCGATCGGGGCGAACGCTCGCAGCGCCCGCGCCAGTTCGGCCAGGCCCTCGGCTCCGGCTTCTTCATTTCGGCTGACGGATATGTCGTGACGAACAATCACGTGGTCGAGAACGGCTCCCAGGTCACCGTAACCATGGATGACGGCAAGGAGCTGAGCGCCAAGGTGATCGGCACCGATCCCAAGACGGACCTCGCGCTGCTGAAGGTCGAGGGCAACGACTTCCCCTATGTACGCCTCGCTCCGCAGAAGGCCCGCATCGGCGATTGGGTCCTGGCCGTCGGCAACCCGTTCGGCCTCGGCGGCACCGTGACGGCCGGCATCGTTTCGGCTCAGCACCGGGACATCGGATCGGGTCCGTACGACGACTTCATCCAGATCGACGCGCCCGTGAACAAGGGCAACTCGGGCGGCCCGACCTTCAACCTCTCGGGTGAGGTCGTGGGCGTGAACACGGCGATCTACTCGCCGTCCGGCGGCAGCGTCGGCATCGCCTTCGCCATCCCGGCGAGCACCGTCGAGCAGGTTGTCGCCTCGCTCAAGGACAAGGGCTCCGTGACCCGCGGTTTCATCGGCGTGCAGATGCAGCCGGTGACCAAGGAAATCGCCGAGGCCATCGGCCTCAAGGAGCCCAAGGGCGCCCTCGTGGCCGAGGCTCTGAAGGACAGTCCTGCCGCCAAGGCGGGTGTCCAGACTGGCGATACCATCATCGCGGTCGACGGCGAGCCGATCAAGGAAGCCAAGGACCTGTCGCGGAAGATCGCGAACGTGGCCCCCGGCAAGTCCGTGTCGCTCACGCTCTGGCGCCAGGGCCAGGAGCGGACCGTGAAACTCGAGGTCGGGAGTCAGCCCAAGGCCTGA